The following nucleotide sequence is from Parambassis ranga chromosome 21, fParRan2.1, whole genome shotgun sequence.
ACCTGACTGCACAGGAGAGGATAGGGAGGCTGTTCGGCTCACCAGAGCTCCCTCTACTGGTGGTGAGCCGGAGAGTTTGGGCAGACGGATTTGAAATGGCCAGCGTTTCCACAATACAAACAGAGCTTCTCCTCGTAGCGACGGAGCTTCTCAGCCTGAGACAGCTTAGCTCTGCCCAACTGCATGGGCTCCTCATCCGTAATTACCGGAGAAACATGAGAGGTAGAAACCGGAACTATAGGGCCAGTTCGAGTAAATGGACGATTGACACCAGCTCCCTGGGGAGTTCCTTTCTCTCGACCCCGTTCCCTAAGACGGTTATCCAACTTAATAGCGGTAGCAACCAACGCATCAAAGGAGGAGCTGTCGTCCCTGTGTGAGAGTTCATCCTTAATTCTATCCGAGAGTCCCTTATAAAAAATCCCCCGTAACGCTTGATCCTCCCACCCAGCCTCTGCAGCTAAAATGCGGAAGTCCACCGCAAACTCAGCCACTGATCTAGCCCCCTGGCGGATACTCAGCAAACGTTCCTCTGCCTCGCGACCCTGAACTGGGTGATCAAAAATCTTGCGCATCTCGGtgacaaataaatcaaaagagtGTAACACAGGGGAATTCCCTTTCCACAGAGCCGCTACCCAATCACTAGCCTTGCCCCTCAATAGGTTCACCATATAACAGATTTTAGCATTATCTGAGGTAAACTGAGCTGGCTGCTGACCAAACAGAATCGAACATTGAAAAAGAAAGCGGTTACAAGTCCCTAGATCCCCTGAGTTGGGTTCAGGTGGGGGAACAGTTGGCTCACGTGATTGTGTAGATGCCGGGGCTGGAGTTAACGATGGACCAGGTGCCGGTGAGGCCTCCTCGGGGCCTAGCAGACGAGTAGTCAGCTGAGTGAGTTGGGCCTGCATCCTATTGACAGCGTGGGTTAGGCCGCGAATGCTTTCAGCCATTTCCTAAATCTGAGTCTCGTGCCTGCCGATGGTTATGCCCTGGGCACTCAGGGCCTTGGTTATTGGATCAGTGTCCGCTGGGTCCATAGCTGGCTGGATTGTACTGTAAGGCTTTCAGTGTaggacccaaaagcaggacaTGAGAGGGTGGCGTTTTACGGTgagttttaatatttacaagtggTTACAGAATTGTTATGAAGATGAGGTGGCGAGGCGCAGGCAACTGGCTGGAGGAGTACAATGAATCCAAAGTTCGTACCTGAAACAGAACAGAGAGCACCGTGAGTCTTTCTCAAAATCTTTTCCCAAAAAACGACTGATCAAAGAATTCCTTTCTTAAGAACTGCGGCAAGAGTGTACCACGAAaggagacaatccagcgtcgaagATAAGTCGCGCTCCAGCTTTAAAGGAGGAccgacaggaagtgaggtgtcATAGATCCGCCTCCAGCCAAGCTCCACTGCGCTCCCACCATGGGGACCGAGCGCCCCCTACGGGAAAAAGGAACAACCAACAccccaaaaacacagaacaccaacaccctcaacacagatacacaacaccTACTATTCCATTATAAAGTAAACTAACAATACATTATACAATAGAGGTAACATTAGAGTAGGATACATAACATTTACCACCAATAAAACGTACAGTAAAGTTATGATAACAAACAGGTATTGCACAGTTGAGTGCAGGGAGAAGTGGTTAGTTGGtgctgtacatagtgcatcaagcAATCATGCTTGTACAAAGACCTTTTCTTTTTGGAAAAGTACAGACTGCAAGCAGTTAATTGTAACCAACCTTCCAGAAGGATGCAGATCCTCCTTAGGTTTAGTAACAATTGATTGGTCAACTATAGCGGGGGCGACACCATGGTTTAGTCTTGGCCTGCCCTTTGTTTTGGTGAAGTCTGGTCCTCAGCCTCTTGGCAGGCCTCATTCCCCTGATACATTAAGTTgctcctcttccttttctgtTGTCCTTTTGTTGAATCGTTCTTCTTCATTTACAACACAAACACGCCTCATCTTGTAGATGGATTTCACCATTGCTGATTGTCATGATGGGGTGTCCAGCCTGAAATATCTCAGTATCCAGTAACTGCCTGGATGGATTACTGTGATGTTTAGATGACACACAGCCAGTTTCAAGTAAAGAAATTTAGAGTGTGACTGCTCTAACACGATCtaaaaggaaagaagagagaaCATTTTCCTTTGTCTTTAAAGAAGATATTAGTCTGGAGAGAGACTGCATCATCACTGTGATGATCGCTGCTTCAGCTGgtttggttttcattcaatCCTTGATGTTCCTGGTTGTTTTAGTGAAATTGAACttttcctggtttattttgCCCTGTTTTGGTTGCTTCCTGTTTGCTTTCCTTGTTTATCTTTGTGTGTTGTACTTCCTCGATTCCATCGATTGCCTGCCTCAACCTTATTGTTCTGTGAAGTATATAATGTTATTTACTCACTGACATGATATATAGACCACATATGTACTTGATTATATACgcttacactcagagaaaacacatctataactcttacagagagtcaGGAAGAATGTTTACATTCCAGGACCCCTTGTGgggtgaaggtggacgtaaggtaaatcatccaacataggaggaaAACACAGTCATAAAcatttcacagtcataaataacaatattataattggtaggtgggaataacagggcaacatgtcccaatatggtaatGCCAACGAAGGTCTTGGAaaactgtttatctgttatgcaaatgtacctccacttttcaataaaacgagcctgtgtccagggaagggcagaacacgtatggacgggagtgaagcagactgaaaggcctgtgttcactgtgttctccctgacaattcacgcatttctctaagcgatttggcccttaataaacctttttaggaaacgatcactattatattattatttaccatctatgtcgacatgcacgtttatttgatcgataaaagtttttttgtaatgcaacagtgcttgatatGATTGTGTGCGTCCGCATTTCCTTATGAAAAGGCTGGGAAATGGGGCGTGTTGAAGTAACGTGGAGACATTTGTTGCagtgagcatgtggttatttcatttcTGAGAACAACTGGATTGAAAGACGATGAAAGCCAACGTGTAGCTGGCTGTGATCCCATTTTTGTGCACTGGTAAtgctttgttgtattttgttgtATAGGGAGCACAGTTATGATCCACACAGTGACTACAGGGAACACATATGGGGCTGATAAGGCTCTGCTGGCCCAAACGTCCAGTTGGTTTCTAACACTGGAGGAGACAAGACATGTCCAGATGCCATGTCATCATTCTCTTCTATCAAATCAGCTCTCGTCCTGGATCAGATGTGCAGTATGCCATGAGTGACCTTCCAGGTAATACAACAGCTTTAGTTTCCTGTCATTTAGTTCCTGTATTTCTGGATCACCTCACATTCGTCTCCTTCTTCTGTACTGTCAGCAGGTGACAAACCTGTCATCCTGGTTCTGATGCACCACTCCCGAAAGGCCTACTATGCAGACACTGAGAAGTGGTCTGAAACTTATCCCAAAGTTGTCTTGGGTGTTAATGTTTTCTACCATGAGACTGTGAAAGGGTTATTGTCctgtaaagaaaacaaacatgcagtcGAAAAAATAACAAAGAAGTTACTGAATTACAGtaactgtcatggtttcagtcaggtcttttattttgtagttcattttctgtttttattagttttagttttactagttacttcctgttttattttgaaactcgatcttccccttgtgtttcagttctgtttacttccccttcctcatgtgtgctcccttccccctcctgtgattacctgctccgccctaatgtgcttcacctgtgtccaattgtcttcctgtgtataaagcctgtgtgtttcctgccccttgttgccaattcgttttgtgagtcttttGTGAGCCATGCGACACAGctgtccaagtagcctttccgctcttgtgattttccctacgtgttttcgagtaagttttggattctcttgtgtgtgacttggattggatttgactactgttttttgcctttgcctttttggatacctctgcctcgtggactgatCACcagtgtaccgaaccctggcttatattaaaggaactgagtttgttttcacctccggctaagtctgcatttgtgtccgccatctcacaacccctgacagTAACTAGTTACACCTGCTGGTGgttgttgttctttttctgctgaaacacagaaaacatttaaatgattCATCTAACTTATTAGAATCATGTATAAAATGTGTACTTCAGTACAGACATATGTACTaatgaataaaattaaaatgtataacTTGATGcttatacagtggggaaaaaaagtatttagtcagccaccaattgtgcaagttctcccacttaaaaagatgagagaggcctgtaattttcatcatacactcaacaaaaatataaacgcaacacttttgtttttgctcccatgtttcatgagatggacttgaagatctaaacttcattccagatacacaatattaccattcctctcaaacattgttcacaaatctgtctaaatgtgtgatagtgagcacttctgctttgctgagataatccatcccacctcacaggtgtgccacatcaagatgctgatctgacatcatgattagtgcacaggtgtacctcaaactgcccacaataaaaggccaccctgaaatgtgcagttttgtctcacagcaaaatgccacagatgccacaagcattgagggagcgtgcaattggcatgctgacagcaggaatgtcaaccagatctgttgctcgtgcattgaatgttcatttctccaccataagccgtctccaaaggcgtttcagagaatatggcattacatccaaccggcctcacaccagcccaggacctccacatccagcaggttcacctccgagatcgtctgagaccagccactcagacagctgctgaaacaattggtttgcataaccaaacaatttctgcacaaactgtcagaaaccgtctcagggaagctcaactgcatgctcgtcgtcctcatcggggtcttaacctgactccagatcgtcgccgtaacagacttgagtgggcaaatgctcacattcgatggtgtctagcacgttggagaggtgttctcttcacggatgaatctcggtttacattgttcagggcagatggcagacagcgtgtgtggcgtcgtgtgggtgagcgctttgctgatgtcaatgttgtggatcgagtggcccatggtggtagtggggtcatggtatgggcaggcatctgttatggacgaagaacacaggtgcattttattgatggcattttgaatgcacagagataccgtgatgagatcctgaggcccattgttgtgccatacatccatgaacatcacctcatgtttcagcaagataatgcacggccccatgttgcaaggatctgtacacaattcttggaagctgaaaatgtcccagttcttgcatggccagcatactcaccggacatgtcacccattgaacatgtttgggatgtgcttgaccggcgtatacgacagcgtgcaccagttcccactaatatccagcaacttcgcacagccattgaagaggagtggaccaacattccacaggccacaatagacaatctgataaactctatgcgaagaagatgtgttgcactgcatgaggcaaatggtggtcacaccagatactgactggttctgagtccccagaccgccaataaagcagaaacaaaatgcacatttcagggtggccttttactgtgggcagtttaaggtacacctgtgcactaatcatgatgttgctcactatcacacatttagacagatttgtgaacaatgtttgagaggaatggtaatattgtgtatctggaatgaagtttagatcttcaagtccatctcatgaaacatgggagcaaaaacaaaagtgttgcgtttatatttttgttgagtgtatgtatacctgaactatgagagacaaaataagaaaagaaaatgtagaaaatcacattgtaggatttttaatgaattaattggtaaattcctcagtaaaagaagtatttggtcacctacaaacaagcaagatttctggctctcacagacctgtaactttttctttaagaggctcctctgtcctccactcgttacctgtattaatggcatctgtttggagtcgttatcagtataaaagacacctgtccacaacctcaaacagtcacactccaaactccactatggccaagaccaaagagctgtcaaaggacaccagaaacaaaattgtagacctgcaccaggctgggaagactgaatctgcaataggtaaggagcttggtgtgaagaaatcaactgtgggagcaattattagaaaatggaagacatacaagaccactgataatctccctcgatctggggctccacgcaagatctcaccccgtggggtcaaaatgatcaccagaactgtgagcaaaaatcccagaaccacacggggggacctagtgaatgacctccggagagctgggaccaaagtaacaaaagctaccatcagtaacacactgcgccgccagggactcaaatcctgcagtgccagacgtgtccccctgcttaaaccagtacatatccaggcccgtttgaagtttgctagagagcatttggatgatccagaagaggattgggagaatgtcatatggtcagatgaaaccaaaatagaactttttggtaaaaactcaacttgtcgtgtttggaggagaaagaatgctgagttgcatccgaagaacaccatacctactgtgaagcatgggggtggaaacatcatgctttggggctgtttttctgcaaagggacctggacgactgatccgtgtaaatgaaagaatgaatggggccatgtatcgtgagattttgagtgaaaacctccttccatcagcaagggcattgaagatgaaacgtggctgggtctttcaacatgacaatgatcccaaacacaccgcccgggcaacaaaggagtggcttcgtaagaagcatttcaaggtcctggagtggcctagccagtctccagatctcaaccccatagaaaatctttggagggagttgaaagtccgtgttacccagcgtcagccccaaaacattactgctctagaggagatctgcatggaggaatgggccaaaataccagcaaaagtgtgtgaaaaccttgtgaagacttacagaaaacgtttgacctctgtcattgccaacaaagggtatataacaaagtattgagatgacattttgttattgaccaaatacttattttccaccataatttgcaaataaattctttaaaattcctacaatgtgattttctggatttttgtttctcattttgtctctcatagttgaggtatacctgtgatgaaaattacagggctctctcatctttttaaataggagaacttgcacaattggtggctgactaaatactttttttccccactgtaattgtgtgttaatgtgtgagtCACATTGCATAATAATGATTTGAGACAGTTTGATGTATAACATTCTATTGGTCCTTAAACATGTCATGCAATGTGTTCAGTTTAGTGGGAAACTATAACAACATCTAAAACTAATTTTTGAGGGCACAGTGACTAAAAACGTGTGCAGAAAATGCTTATTACTTGCCTGTTGCTCGGGGACTGTCATGAAACCTGCGCACCGACCAATTTAAGGAAGCTGCTTACCTAAGGCAGTTCTAAATTTGTTAAGAACAAATTATCCTGGATTTGTGCGACCATACACACAGACTAAGCACAGAACACTGTTTGTGAATGAGGCCCATtgtgttctgtgctgctgtgttaatGAAATCTCTCCACCTTGGCATGTagagctgcaggtgtaggtTTGTGCTGCATCTGTGGCCCATACACACAGTAATATAAGCCTTTTCTGCACACCTTTTTAGTCACTGTGCCCTCAAAAATGAGTTTTAGATGTTGTTATAGTTTCCCATGACATGTTTAAGGAcatgacgtttttttttttttacatgacatGTTTAAGCACCAATAGAATGTTATACATCGAACTGTCTCAAATCATTATTATGCAATGTGACACACAATTATAAGCATCAAgttatacattttaattttattcattAGTACATATGTCTGTACTGAAGTACACATTTTATACATGATACTAATAAGGAAGATGaatcatttaaatgttttctgtgtttcagcagaaaaagaacaacaacCACCAGCAGGTGTGACTAGTGTACTAGACTAATGTAGACTAATGACTAATGTATTTCTGTaacttcttttttattttttggactgcaagtttgttttctttacagGACAATAACCCTTTCACAGTCTCATGGTAGAAAACATTAACACCCAAGACAACTTTGGGATAAGTGTCAGACCAGTTCTCAGTGTCTGTGTAGTAGGCCTTTCGGGAGTGGTGCATCAGAACCAGGATGACTGGTTTGTCACCTGCTGACAGtacagaggaaggagaagaatgTGAGGTGATCCAGAAATACAGAAACTAAATGACAGGAAACTAAAGCTGTTGTATTACCTGGAAGGTCACTCATGGCATACTGCACATCTGATCCAGGACGAGAGCTGATTTGACAGAAGAGAATGATGACATGGCATCTGGACATGTCTGTCTCCTCTAGTGTTATACGCCCACTGTCCTTCACTTGGGCCAGCAGAGCCTTATCAGGCCCGTATGTGTTCCCTGTAGTCACTGTGTGGATCCTAACTGTGATTCCTATACaacaaaatgcaacaaaaatcAGCTGAGACACTCACCTACATAACTGAACACATTTGGAAACCTCCACCATTTTGATTCAGCTGCAAAACATGAAGAGTCACTTCAGCAAAATTAGAAGACCAGTGTGAGTCTTTctacacagatatacacaccTGCATTGGACACATCTGGTTTTGAATCTATAAAGGATTTAAAAGTATCAAAGAATTTCTTGATGTTGTGGTCCTTGTTGTAGTCTTGATAGTGCTTCAAACTAACGCCTACAGCTGTAAAGTGAAGAACAGAGGTGTATGTTTAGGCCATGATGTCTGAGACAGAAGGTGacagtgttaaaaataaaatgtaccaCAAGACACATCTGATTAAGATTTGatttgaaaattgtttcatggTCACCTCTGATCACTGattaatgacaaaacaaaaccatgttACAGATGACATATTGTGAACTTAAAATAATAAGCTGGATCATACCATTATAAAGTTCTTCTGGGACatccttcttctgtttctccaaCTTAGAACGAAACCAGAAAGTTAAACTAACAGttcttttttacatttcttcatAGTAACACTGTGACCTACATCagctaagatgtgtgtgtggaaattgATTATTATTGACAGCATGTAAAGTGATTGAAACAGCATTATGTGTGAGTATATACATGAAAGTGTGTTTACCTCTGGAGGCAGTGGAGGCAGCTGCTTGGAAACAGGACGCTCAGGTCTTCCCTggtcacagacacaaagataTAACATCACAGGGCTTCATTGAAGTGAACTCATGAATTCATTTTTGGTGACAGTAATATTTCAGTTTTAATGCATCATTTATCATAATTGGCTAATACGGCTGTTTTAATAATTAGTAGCCCTTAGCAATTATCAGGGGAGTTATTGAGCTATGGCTAAATACATATAGGCTACTTTGTCCAGTGAGCTGTGATGTCTGACCACCATGTTGAATCACTTGATCTGTGATGGAATTTATTTGAATTCcaaagaaaatgtgttcagattttcagttcagttataaacaaaaacatgtttctaaTATCACCATAACCTTTGACCAGCAAATTAAAATCAGTTCATCCATGTGTCTTTAATGAACATTTCTATTGAATGTAATTTCAATGTCCTAACACTTCCCTTATGTTCGCTAACCAAAATTATTAAAACATGGAAAGGTATATGTATAAGGGACTTTGTGTTGCTCTcagatcttatcttatcttatcttatcttatcttatcttatcttatcttatcttatcttatcttatcttacctgTGATGATGGATCCATGGATGGATAATCTGGGAAAACAGATTTGGTGTTAGACAAGCAGACagatgtctgtgtatgtgtgtgtgtagaaagatGTGAGGAATTACAGGAAGAGCTTTGATAACAAGTTAATCATTGCTTTAAAAGTGTACatataacaaaataaatgtggtGCTTCTGTCGTGTGCAGTCGGCTCCTCTTACTGTCAGCCATGATTTGATCTGAAAAtcaggaagatgaagatgaagagagatGAAAACTGACATGAAGaagaaataaatcaataaaaaatacataatattattagaaTTTTTTCAATGCCAAATCTCGGTTTATTGCTAATTTAGTAGATTTAGTGTTACTTTTAGCTTTTCCAATGTTTTATTCTCAatgctatctatctatctatctatctatctatctatctatctatctatctatctatctatctatctatctatctatctatctatctatctatctatctatctatctatctatctatctatctatctatctatctatctatctcagAAGAGAAACACCTACCTTGCCTGAagagctgttgctgctgcagagtgaAGAATGAAAGTGGAAACTGAACGACAGCATGCTTTTATAGGGCATAGGAaaactttcagtttcattttCTCAAAACTCAAACCACTACATTTTGAACtcaaataatatttttttcccctacCATTATTTACACTATCACATTCATCTCAAAATTTCTGAGAAATCACATCACAACTGTAGATATGAATTATGAGCAGAGCATTTGTGTGACACCTTTTACATCCTTAAACAAATAATTAATCCTCCCCCCAGACCCCAAAAGGATTTCTTGTAAACCATGTGACTTATCCTGGTATACAAACTGAAAGGAAAAGTGCAAGAGTGCTCTATAAAAAGGGGTCTTCAGCTGCCACAATCCTCAATCCCTTTTCTCTGCAGCATCATCAAGGTAAGACTTCTTCtctaacatatttatatttattaagcTCAACATTTCTGAGAATACATGTATTTTCATTGATATCTACCAGTTCTGATGTGACTTCAACTTCATAATGGTTTTATTTCAGGGACTTCACTGTAATTTCTATTCTTCTCCAGCCATGGGTGATCCAGAATCTAGTAAGTTACATGAAACCACATGCACAGCATTGTTCAAAGCTGCTTTTAATCTCTATTAGATGATGCAGCAATTCATTAGCCTTTTgaaatgtgtctgtttacacataatgtattattattttacttgaTTTTACTTGATTAATTCTCTGTGCTATGTTCCTTATTTTCTGCtgcatattattttattttatatgacAGAAGAGGATCAGGGCCACTGGCAAAAAAGGTTGCTTTTTCTGTGATTAGAGTCAGAATTCTaacttttttctcagaattctgactcaAGCAGCCATGTTATtgcaaaacaatgaaaacaatcCTGCACAAACACTTGTCCGTCCATTTGACAGACCCAGAGGGGAACTGTCCTcggtgagaaagagaaaggccACCTCCC
It contains:
- the LOC114426659 gene encoding uncharacterized protein LOC114426659, which gives rise to MADNYPSMDPSSQGRPERPVSKQLPPLPPELEKQKKDVPEELYNAVGVSLKHYQDYNKDHNIKKFFDTFKSFIDSKPDVSNAGITVRIHTVTTGNTYGPDKALLAQVKDSGRITLEETDMSRCHVIILFCQISSRPGSDVQYAMSDLPGDKPVILVLMHHSRKAYYTDTENWSDTYPKVVLGVNVFYHETVKGLLSCKENKLAVQKIKKKLQKYISH